TTGTGAATAGCCAGCAATCAAAGTAAGTTTAAAACATGTATTCATTCGTTTTTAAGCAAGCTTCCGGACTCTCGGGAGCAACATTTTATAAACAGAAACGGGCAGGCTTATCATCGACGACGTGGACAGCGCATTTatgtgacaaaaataaggtaaggtgatgcaaaaaaaatcaaacagctGTGTACTACTGATGCCatccacacgacagctctggatgctaactacctccataataatgtaacgaatcaggttataCTATAGTGGGGGTATTTGCTTGCGGTCCTTAATGCACCACGTGACTTACGGaggtgcggcagacagcagccgtttgttgtacaagttctcaaaataaagaattgcaactttACTAATCGGGTGACACTTTTTAGACGTTacaataatattggaataagttggatcacacaatagtttaccgtgaagatctgcaaacattttttcacaTCACTCTCCGGCTTTGTCACTAGAGCAGGAGTGCTagctgtcactagcgaacttgacacatgtaCGCAACTGCTCTCATCCTATTTTtgatgttcattttgcttttgctgctcgttttgtgaaatatcaacagggcTATCCttcttattaatatgacgttcgggttcaaattggaagggcagaacggaCGACATGTTGACATAGTTCacaagtgacactgtggaagtccggcagcgagtccatgtgacgtcaccgcgctgcgacgtcaacaataatGCCGACCtactaattaaaataattttacaaattttattaaaacgaaaacattaagaggggttttaatatcaaattagtatAACTCGTACTAGCATTTATGttctaagaactacatgtctttctgtcCTTGGATCCCTGTAAGAACTAattaatacaatttaaaaataaaattaaacaaagaaaaacaacatcCGTGAATTTGTGTTAATTTTTCGCTTCGCTTACATTAGCAGCTTGCAGGCTGGCTTTAGCTTCTGTCTCTTCAGGGTCGTGAGTAGCAATGGAGGGAGTTTGTTTCCTTCCTCTAATGGAGGTTATGTGCTTGGATGATTTAGCAGGGGACTTTAGCGCCTTCATGCCCATTGCacccaattgaatttttttttttttcatacgatGCAAAAAGCCTCAAACACACTGCTATCCACTGGTTTTAGCCAAAGGCAAAAGGATTGTTTTCTCAACCGCGCTTCGTAGAATTTACATTTCCCCATCTCTCTAATATGAAATTTATGGgtaggtgtaaaaaaaaaaaaaaaaaatctgtgtagCGTTGACATTTTGTCGGGACTCCCGTCGAGACACGGGTTTCACGTGGGAATCCCGCAAGATGGGATTTTGACCGGAGTCTGTGTTGCGTTCTAAATAATTGGCTCCTCCACCCCGTTAATTATTTAAGCTACGTTATCTAATCAAAATGACAAATGACACTTTCGAGGAGGAATGAGACAAGGAGTTATTACATACATTATAAATTTTAAGACCAGGATATGAAAATTCAATACTTTTCCAAGACTTTTTACGgtattatttccaaattcataaattcaatgattttaagactttttaaggccCCACAGGAACCCTCAATATCACACATCACTAGCAAATTTGCAGGTGTTGCAGTGCTCACCTGACTGCCCCTAGTTGTCCTTCTTGAACTTGCCGTTGATGTAGGGAACATAGTCCAAAACGACTCGCCAGTCTGTGAAATGGACCACAGCTACGCCACCGACTGTACCCCAGATAGCAAGTGTTGGGATCCTGGAAAGGTAACAATGTAGCAGGTAACAAAACTGTGATGAAATACAAACTACAACACCATTACGTGCTTAAATTggaattgtgaaaaaaataatacaaataaataatatttatataCTAATATAATTGTAATAAATTAAGTTCATAAACTATGGCcccaagtaacactctaaagttgtttttttttttaatttacattttatagtgtttaactgatgatggaTATCCAACTCATTTTTTAGtaggaagactggctgtgataGCTCatttttcactgccattgacagcgcttgaCGTCCCGTCCATTTTGCCTAGGAGGATCATCCGCTGCCAGCTTCTCCCAGTCATAATGCATTAGACGTATAGCggtgtcaatggctgccatgaGTTAAATCAGGGGACTCCAACCTAGTCCACAAAGGGCTGCATTGGGTGCACTGCAGGatatcattccaaccaaacaaatTGACACATTTTCactaatctggtgtcttacaagtgtcatcaattgattgcagtcagatgttgcttgttttagcagaaaccttaaactgtttgtgctggatcagtaGGAACAAaacccaggacccacagcggctctTGAGGACCAGTCTGGAGACCCCTGAGTTAAATCATGTCCAACTGAGATATTAGCATTAAATGACATACCATTTATTCAAGCAATAAAATGAGTCCCAGTATAATTTCAGTATAGTCTTATTCGATCTAAAACGTAAATACTGTCTCTCAGACCCAGATTTTCTGGACAAGCAGACATCCACGACCTCGTAGATGACACATCTACCTCGATGCGAAAAGTCAAGAGTTGGCAGCGTTAGTAACCGACGGCCATATTGAAGCAGTGAAGGTTTTTAGAAAGCTCTACTGCAGACGGTGATTATCGTAAGCTAAATACTCTTAACTTCGATAAATCTTGACGGAttttcaaaaggtttattttcTTACACTGCGTATTTACCTGGTAACGATTCAGGCTGTTGTTGagcatataaataaatatatatactatatatatctcGTCCAAGTATGCAATTAATTTAAGTCATCTCAGTGTTTATGAAAAGCAAAGCAGTTCAAAATTGAGCAATTTATAGTTATTTCTACGtactttttttcattcattttccatgccgcttattcctcacgaggcatACAGTTAATAATGTTTATCGAATGGCACTGACACAAAATGGCTGACAAGCGCTAACGGCTGTCCAGTTTGGCTCACAGAGCGCAACATGCATCTAGCTTTTACATGTGATTCTATGCATGACCTCATCAACGCTTCAGCTAACTGCTCGCTGTCTCAAGGAGTTTCCGTCCGCAAAACGCCAACGTTACTAAACCCTATTTTATTCAAAAAAGTAAAACTCGAAGAACAAAATCTTACCATGACTTGGCAATAGACACATATTTTTGTCCGACGACTTTACTCAACATCCTCGGTTGATTTCCTGTGTCCTCTTCACTCACAACGAAGCGCTAGCAGGGAGGAACTTCCTGTATGGTTTACGTGTGCGCATGCGCTCCACTGACAATTGAAAAAGTCACTGCTGTCACCTAGTGGGCACATAGCACCATTACGAGCCATTTCATCAAACAGCAATAGCACTCAATATTTACTAAGAAAGCAATGAATGACAATGAGCTTTGATATTAAAAATGGCACATTTATTTCTACATTACTGTTATATACACAACAGTTCTCAATATCTactttatatataaaaataggAAACTGGAGGCACTTTGAGGACAAAGCCTACATAGATCTTGCCCTCAAATATTTATGAAGACAGAAAGAGCTGTAGCAAATCATTTGTTGTGGATGACAAAGTCTCCTAATAAACAATATTGTGTTTTCATACTTGCACACTGTAGAAAAATCCTTTACATaacacgtcttttttttttttttttgcattatcaGACAAATTCTCCTTAGATGAAAATAAATTTATGGGCTATTACATAGGGCATATTTTGCAAATGACACGTAAAAGTAAaccaaatattgtttttcagccgatatatcgttcagctgTACATACATATATCAATGTACACGACAGTCCGGGAAAATCAGAAAAACGCATATTCAatataaatccttaaaaaaaggTTAAGTAGGATTCAGTGTCAATGTTGTCGCATCTATAAATTCTTGATGTTCTTTGACTCAGTCTCATAAGCATGTATTAAACGCAAAATTTCATAGTCATATGCATTTAACAGAAATATTCAGGCACTAGTGAGTCACCGTCATCAAAACAGCCCAAGTCAGGAAAATGACAGGCCACCCTTTATGCATTCATTCAGATGAATTATTATAATGAAACTGAttaatgtcaaaaaagttgaactCACATGAGTCGGAACATGTTTCACTTTCAATTGAATTGCTGCAAACAAAGGATTCCATATATGAATGTCGGGTTTGCACAgaaccaaataaaaaaaatatatataatcatCACAACATGTGACAATACAGCCAGAATTTGTCATTTCTAACATTTCCAAGCACCTGGCACAACACAAAACAACTCATTTTGTTCccgtaatctaaaaaaaaaaacctctttaattaaaaaaatgtaaacgaaaAATGAAAGAGCATTCcaaattaaaaagaaacaaaaactctGAACAGCTatctttacaaacattaaccaaTTCTACAAAAGGAAGATCATCACAAAGAGGCTTAGTAATTGTTCAAAACAGAGGAACAAAAACAACTGCTCACCATGGACCTAGCATGTCAATCAATGGCAATTGAGTAAATGAAAATAGTCAAGAAGGTCACGGTACAACTCATCATCCTCTTTCAATGctccattttttccctttacaaaaccctggCAGTTGTTGACTACCTCAAAATGTTGAAATTATCTGTGTCCTGATCGGTCCAATCGCAGAGGACAGCTTGAGGCTTCTAAAACCTCATAATGGTCCCTAGGTAACCATTTGTCATGTTCTACATGCTCTACATGAacaatatttttgtttgaaaatgacTATTCTGGTGTGATGGATATTTAAGAAATGAAAAGTCCGGTTGCAGATTGACTCTGCTAAAAATGTCCTCTTGTGAGTGAAC
The DNA window shown above is from Corythoichthys intestinalis isolate RoL2023-P3 chromosome 14, ASM3026506v1, whole genome shotgun sequence and carries:
- the LOC130930091 gene encoding cytochrome b-c1 complex subunit 10, which codes for MLSKVVGQKYVSIAKSWIPTLAIWGTVGGVAVVHFTDWRVVLDYVPYINGKFKKDN